One window from the genome of Amaranthus tricolor cultivar Red isolate AtriRed21 chromosome 9, ASM2621246v1, whole genome shotgun sequence encodes:
- the LOC130823284 gene encoding uncharacterized protein LOC130823284 — protein MAVFDGTSCPEEHLMAYKNLMVLHTTNPSLWCKFCPTTLTGVALTWYTSLPGGSIHNFAQLESKFLGHFVASRRQEKSNFHLLSITQLEGESISSYLKKFHEAVQEVTDLEESVALNALINGMKAQRLKFQLVESQVKTYAEAMKQCQSYVTASEICQAHDPKRRKSKKRDAAISHQSSRNREEPSSRRERNYMLRRPAPPSDMGPPRSRHVYITEGESRTRNLLDRGNDPMFNRNRKDIFFAVRDKLPTPPPTTTPSDRRNYNLWFLNRKDYDAGREVDRRPWNQRRRSPRRDEARHESSNTQGTINVIFGGYTEEYPTIRAAKDSVHTLLKGPPKTISKGPIMRFDATTSQPLQQPHTDPLVVTLKIGQMKVKRVLVDTRSTADLITMECLRKMKFEEKHLQPLDKPLLGFGGSQVIPLGTIILPVRVGERNKSRAMPVRFTIVDLTFPYNAIMGLLLINKIKAAIFPHQLLLQFEQDDGQVASLKETK, from the exons atGGCAGTATTCGACGGCACGTCATGCCCCGAAGAACACTTGATGGCCTACAAAAATTTGATGGTGCTGCACACTACCAACCCATCCTTGTGGTGTAAATTCTGCCCAACTACTCTTACTGGAGTAGCCTTGAcatggtacacctcccttccgGGAGGAAGTATCCATAACTTTGCCCAATTAGAAAGCAAATTCTTGGGTCATTTTGTGGCATCCAGGAGGCAGGAGAAATCCAACTTCCATTTGCTTAGCATAACGCAACTGGAAGGGGAATCCATATCATCTTACTTAAAGAAATTCCATGAGGCCGTACAGGAGGTGACGGATCTGGAAGAATCAGTCGCCTTGAATGCCCTGATCAATGGCATGAAGGCTCAGAgactgaagttccagttggtcgaaagTCAGGTGAAGACATATGCAGAAGCCATGAAGCAATGTCAAAGCTATGTCACCGCCTCCGAAATATGCCAGGCACACGACCCGAAAaggcgaaagtccaaaaagagaGATGCCGCAATCTCCCATCAGTCCTCAAGGAACAGAGAAGAGCCTTCGTCAAGGAGGGAAAGGAATTACATGCTGCGTCGTCCTGCGCCCCCGTCAGACATGGGACCTCCACGATCCCGTCACGTATATATCACGGAAGGAGAATCCAGAACACGCAATTTGCTAGATAGGGGTAATGACCCAATGTTTAATCGAAACAGAAAAGACATTTTCTTCGCCGTTCGTGACAAGTTGCCAACTCCACCACCCACTACCACTCCTTCCGATAGACGCAATtacaatctgtg GTTCCTCAACAGGAAGGACTATGATGCGGGAAGAGAAGTAGACAGGAGGCCATGGAATCAAAGACGCAGATCCCCCAGAAGGGATGAGGCCAGGCATgaaagttccaacacacaaGGAACTATCAACGTAATTTTCGGAGGATACACTGAAGAATATCCTACCATTCGAGCCGCCAAGGATAGCGTCCATACTCTGCTGAAAGGACCACCAAAAACCATATCAAAGGGACCGATCATGAGATTCGACGCCACTACCTCTCAACCGCTGCAACAACCACACACCGATCCTCTTGTGGTCACCCTCAAAATCGGGCAAATGAAGGTGAAGAGAGTACTGGTAGACACCAGAAGTACGGCCGACCTCATAACCATGGAGTGCCTCAGAAAAATGAAGTTCGAAGAAAAGCATTTGCAGCCTCTCGACAAACCATTGCTTGGGTTTGGAGGTAGTCAGGTCATTCCACTAGGCACGATCATTCTACCCGTAAGGGTGGGGGAAAGAAACAAAAGCAGGGCCATGCCCGTACGATTCACGATAGTGGATCTCACATTCCCCTATAATGCCATCATGGGGCTCCTGCTCATCAACAAGATAAAAGCCGCGATCTTTCCTCATCAACTCCTGTTGCAATTCGAACAGGATGATGGTCAGGTGGCATCCTTAAAGGAGACCAAGTAA